The Vicia villosa cultivar HV-30 ecotype Madison, WI linkage group LG1, Vvil1.0, whole genome shotgun sequence genome includes a region encoding these proteins:
- the LOC131660095 gene encoding uncharacterized protein LOC131660095, with protein MVSKSVENGDYEGFNINGKCFVNILQFADDTLMVRNGSWKHIWAIKAVLMRGFELVVGLGINFHKSNLIGVNINSHFLEIATGFLSCRKEEKEFIFLEIPIGYNSRRISMWKGILTKMKNRLWCWKGRMLSFRGRLTFLKSMLFGEF; from the coding sequence ATGGTTAGTAAGTCCGTGGAGAATGGAGATTATGAGGGATTTAACATCAACGGTAAATGCTTTGTAAacatccttcaatttgcggatgacacgttAATGGTGAGAAATGGTAGTTGGAAGCACATTTGGGCTATCAAGGCAGTGTTGATGAGGGGTTTTGAGCTTGTGGTGGGATTGGGGATTAACTTTCACAAAAGTAATCTAATTGGTGTGAATATTAATTCTCATTTCTTAGAAATTGCTACTGGTTTTCTTTCTTGTAGGAAGGAAGAAAAAGAGTTCATTTTTCTTGAAATTCCTATCGGGTATAATTCTAGAAGGATCTCAATGTGGAAGGGGATTTTGACTAAGATGAAGAACCGGCTTTGGTGTTGGAAGGGTCGTATGCTAAGTTTTAGGGGTAGATTGACTTTTCTTAAATCAATGTTGTTTGGGGAGTTTTAG
- the LOC131660105 gene encoding secreted RxLR effector protein 161-like has translation MEKPKVSHLAAIKRILRYTKGTLGCGILFSATDNGGKCELLGYTDSSWCGDKDDRKSTTGYVFMFGGAPISWCSKKESVVALSSCKAEYIIASLSINLAKNPIAHGRSKHIEMHFHYLRDLVSAGQLRLGYCRSEEQVADLLTKAVLNEDFKKLLRRLGMKNVEHLN, from the exons ATGGAGAAGCCTAAAGTATCACACTTGGCTGCAATTAAGAGGATCCTTCGATACACTAAAGGAACTCTTGGTTGTGGAATTCTCTTTTCCGCAACGGATAATGGTGGTAAATGTGAATTACTTGGTTATACCGATTCAAGTTGGTGCGGAGATAAAGATGATAGAAAGTCTACGACGGGATATGTCTTTATGTTCGGCGGAGCACCAATCTCTTGGTGTTCTAAAAAGGAATCGGTAGTTGCACTCTCGTCTTGTAAGGCCGAGTATATCATTGCGTCATTGT CCATAAATCTTGCTAAAAATCCCATTGCACAtgggagaagcaagcatattgagatgcATTTTCACTACTTAAGAGATTTAGTAAGTGCAGGCCAGTTGAGGTTAGGATACTGCAGAAGTGAAGAACAAGTTGCGGACTTGTTGACGAAAGCGGTATTGAATGAAGATTTCAAGAAGCTATTGAGGAGATTGGGTATGAAGAATGTTGAGcacttgaattaa
- the LOC131620689 gene encoding cytochrome P450 94C1-like, with amino-acid sequence MDQLESLSTNNSLVSPLITTLIISSILIIFFTTIFPSLTSCFHKLYSTSLFCSCEICQAYLTSSWSKDFNNLCDWYTHLLQKSPTKTIHIHVLRNTITANCENLEYILKTNFENYPKGKPFSTILGDFLGRGIFNVDGELWKFQKKMASLELNKTSIRSFAFEVVNNEIHHRLIPLLQNQNHVFDLQDVFKRFSFDSICRFSFGLDPMCLEKSLPMSDFALSFDLASKLSAERAMVVSPLIWKIKRLFNIGSEKKLKTSINIINMLAKVVINQKRKMGFSHHQDLLSRFMTTTIHDDMFLRDIVISFLLAGRDTVASSLTSFFWLLARNPEVEKEILLEAERVIGRHDENENILGVTNFEQLSKLHYLQAAAYESMRLFPPIQFDSKFCLVDDVLPDGTRVKSGTRVTYHPYAMGRLEELWGGDCLEFKPQRWLRDGVFQPTNQFKYPIFQAGLRVCIGKEMALMELKSVAISLLRKFRIELEETSRTTTTTTLGCDSPRFSPGLTATFAFGLPVIVRERGTNYEA; translated from the coding sequence ATGGATCAACTAGAATCTTTATCCACCAATAACTCTCTAGTTTCTCCACTCATCACCACCTTGATCATTTCCTCCatactaataatttttttcacaACTATTTTTCCCTCTCTCACATCATGTTTCCACAAACTTTATAGTACTAGTCTCTTTTGTagttgtgaaatttgccaagcTTATCTAACTTCAAGTTGGTCAAAAGATttcaacaatctttgtgattGGTATACTCACCTCCTACAAAAATCACCAACCAAAACCATCCACATACATGTCCTAAGAAACACAATAACCGCAAATTGTGAAAACCTTGAATACATCCTCAAAACAAATTTCGAAAACTACCCAAAAGGAAAACCTTTCTCAACCATCCTCGGTGATTTTCTTGGCCGTGGCATCTTCAACGTGGATGGTGAACTATGGAAGTTTCAGAAGAAGATGGCAAGCTTAGAACTCAACAAAACCTCCATAAGATCCTTCGCTTTCGAAGTTGTCAACAACGAAATCCATCATCGTCTCATCCCTCTACTCCAAAACCAAAACCACGTTTTCGATTTGCAAGACGTGTTCAAAAGATTCTCTTTTGATAGTATCTGCAGATTCTCCTTCGGTTTAGACCCTATGTGTTTGGAAAAATCACTTCCCATGTCGGATTTCGCTCTCTCTTTCGATCTCGCATCGAAACTATCAGCAGAGAGAGCCATGGTGGTTTCTCCACTAATCTGGAAGATCAAGAGACTCTTCAACATAGGTAGTGAAAAAAAGTTGAAGACAAGCATCAACATCATTAACATGTTAGCAAAGGTTGtcataaaccaaaaaagaaaaatgggTTTTTCTCATCATCAAGACTTGTTATCCCGATTCATGACTACCACAATTCACGACGACATGTTCCTCAGAGACATAGTCATAAGTTTCTTACTAGCCGGTCGCGACACCGTGGCCTCATCGCTCACAAGCTTCTTTTGGTTACTAGCAAGAAATCCTGAAGTagagaaagagattttactagaaGCTGAACGAGTAATAGGGAGACACgatgaaaatgaaaatattttaggTGTAACGAATTTCGAACAGCTTAGCAAGTTACATTATCTGCAAGCTGCAGCGTACGAGAGTATGAGATTGTTTCCACCAATTCAATTCGACTCGAAGTTTTGTTTGGTGGATGATGTTTTACCGGACGGTACGAGGGTGAAAAGTGGGACTAGGGTTACTTATCATCCTTACGCGATGGGTAGGTTGGAGGAATTATGGGGGGGAGATTGTTTGGAGTTTAAGCCTCAAAGGTGGTTGAGAGATGGTGTGTTTCAACCTACAAATCAGTTCAAGTATCCTATTTTTCAAGCTGGGTTGAGGGTTTGTATTGGGAAAGAAATGGCTTTGATGGAACTTAAAAGTGTGGCGATTTCTTTGCTTAGGAAGTTTCGTATTGAATTGGAGGAaacatcaagaacaacaacaacaacaacgttggGTTGTGATAGTCCTAGATTCTCTCCTGGTCTTACTGCCACTTTTGCTTTTGGTCTACCTGTGATTGTTCGTGAAAGAGGAACCAATTATGAAGCATAG